A part of Eremothecium sinecaudum strain ATCC 58844 chromosome VII, complete sequence genomic DNA contains:
- a CDS encoding HGL155Cp (Syntenic homolog of Ashbya gossypii AFR544W; Syntenic homolog of Ashbya gossypii NOHBY651; No homolog in Saccharomyces cerevisiae; Syntenic homolog of Kluyveromyces lactis KLLA0E03619g), with product MLAVNDSSIWERASKFDTIYSRFTELMYKHCLAVNEIFLYFYGDPNYSSDESAKASLYRVYNVMVSTLNKGNKLVFVGCGKSYRIVAKTVSTYQSLGLSCAIIHPTDALHGDLGIISNGDALILCSTSGETEEILNLVNYTRHSGLFPDSEFIAVTGSADCSLTRVTNHTLLIHQPSYLRERAVQQGLSAPSISTTLMLLTLDCLGIAITDKGTIASLQARKAAFELRHPSGGIGLSIRNQPVTPEHSPTDHKEHETTTAEYFSTDSLSEFLEKLVCNDYVRIGSKIYTTVYLQRCYARCKDTGIPWQEMVQNLQQFEA from the coding sequence ATGTTAGCAGTTAACGACAGTTCCATTTGGGAACGGGCTTCCAAATTTGATACCATCTACAGTAGGTTCACTGAACTAATGTATAAACATTGCCTGGCAGTAAATGAAATATTTCTATACTTTTATGGTGACCCAAACTATAGTTCAGATGAATCGGCAAAGGCTTCTCTTTATCGCGTGTATAATGTGATGGTAAGTACCCTCAATAAGGGCAATAAGTTGGTATTTGTGGGGTGTGGCAAATCCTATCGCATAGTTGCAAAAACTGTCTCAACGTACCAGTCATTAGGGTTATCTTGTGCGATAATTCATCCTACAGACGCCTTACACGGTGACTTGGGGATTATTTCTAATGGGGATGCGCTTATTCTGTGCTCTACCAGCGGGGAAACCGAGGAAATTCTCAATCTTGTTAACTATACTAGGCATTCAGGTCTCTTTCCAGATAGTGAGTTTATCGCTGTGACAGGATCTGCCGACTGTTCCCTTACTAGAGTCACCAACCACACCCTCCTTATTCACCAGCCATCGTACCTGCGCGAACGCGCCGTCCAGCAAGGATTGAGCGCTCCATCAATCTCCACAACGCTAATGCTCCTTACTCTTGATTGTCTTGGCATTGCTATAACAGACAAAGGCACTATCGCTTCTCTTCAGGCAAGAAAAGCGGCCTTTGAGCTCAGACATCCTAGTGGAGGCATTGGGTTGTCCATTCGAAACCAGCCAGTGACCCCGGAACATTCACCAACCGATCATAAGGAACATGAAACGACCACAGCAGAATACTTCTCCACAGACTCACTTTCGGAGTTCCTTGAGAAGCTGGTATGCAATGATTATGTTCGTATAGGCTCAAAGATTTATACTACAGTATACTTGCAACGCTGTTATGCACGCTGTAAAGATACGGGTATCCCATGGCAAGAAATGGTTCAAAACCTTCAGCAGTTTGAGGCCTAG
- a CDS encoding HGL154Cp (Syntenic homolog of Ashbya gossypii AFR325W; Syntenic homolog of Saccharomyces cerevisiae YGR142W (BTN2) and YPR158W (CUR1)): MFTFRNSPCMTEQYGYPLQFRSIVAEPRTYQKIYLAPTPRINYDVDETPNNYVITLKKSVPQNLVYQAIQEHVMQFRESYRPRCELVSDFFGNRYYVQESVSEEQLLREAMENIDMERIGKELARDAFENYYVSLDDGGRQLRIESQQDRFAGGFELTHPCHEAFAYLLEMTEDCNATMKIVLNKIRTPEYVRIPVNIQYIPVREELQREPIVRTKNVLSGNNRDAPKTIRITPKQINHSTKSADATTPRIIRIKPAHGDDKDKKLTNSSREENVSATQHSKDADTEIRQEQPEQTELKESQPGASEKQEQTTDECALVSDSESESASKSSSRSHSVTLENVDDEEIQRWRASMKEMPSFSAVVENNSR; the protein is encoded by the coding sequence ATGTTTACCTTCCGCAATTCCCCATGCATGACAGAACAATACGGCTACCCACTCCAGTTTAGGAGCATTGTCGCGGAGCCTAGAACTTACCAAAAAATCTATCTGGCACCAACTCCAAGAATAAATTATGATGTTGATGAGACACCAAATAATTACGTGATTACCCTAAAGAAGTCGGTCCCTCAGAACTTGGTTTATCAGGCAATTCAAGAACATGTAATGCAATTCAGAGAATCCTACAGACCACGCTGCGAACTGGTTTCGGATTTCTTTGGCAACAGATACTATGTTCAAGAAAGCGTAAGCGAAGAACAACTTTTACGCGAAGCTATGGAAAACATCGACATGGAGCGTATAGgaaaggaattggcaagGGACGCCTTTGAGAATTATTATGTAAGCTTAGATGACGGTGGGCGCCAATTGAGGATTGAGAGCCAGCAAGACAGATTTGCGGGCGGTTTTGAATTGACACATCCATGTCACGAGGCATTCGCTTATTTGCTAGAAATGACTGAAGACTGCAACGCCACAATGAAGATTGTATTGAACAAAATCAGAACTCCAGAGTACGTCAGAATTCCTGTCAACATACAGTACATTCCGGTCCGTGAGGAACTCCAGAGGGAGCCAATTGTCCGTACCAAGAATGTGCTAAGCGGTAACAACAGAGATGCTCCAAAAACCATAAGGATAACACCAAAACAGATAAACCACTCAACTAAAAGCGCTGATGCTACTACTCCAAGAATTATAAGGATAAAGCCCGCTCATGGTGATGACAAAGACAAGAAGCTGACAAACTCATCCAGGGAAGAAAATGTTTCAGCAACTCAACATAGTAAGGACGCTGACACCGAAATACGTCAAGAACAGCCAGAACAGACAGAATTAAAAGAATCACAACCAGGGGCATCGGAAAAACAAGAACAAACTACGGATGAATGTGCATTAGTAAGTGATTCGGAATCAGAATCTGCATCAAAATCCTCCTCGAGGTCACATTCCGTAACACTAGAAAATGTTGACGACGAGGAAATACAGAGGTGGCGCGCCTCCATGAAGGAGATGCCAAGTTTTAGCGCTGTGGTTGAGAACAATTCTAGATGA
- the ISC10 gene encoding Isc10p (Syntenic homolog of Ashbya gossypii AGR098W; Syntenic homolog of Saccharomyces cerevisiae YER180C (ISC10)) gives MATNVDENYNQVLGIPTPRNLKFNTLNSPTINPLGNVPQQKPYSILRSPNCEKPVKPVKPVKPVRSVLPKIGKVVLDERTEDLVSYLRKPDPLVTRNYDRTSTSFIMQPPKRPVLLPHVIPARPYLLPDLTPTPSIYPRIDRSLFEGSSMLEARLIKSPKKYDSQKLLPDTAVLNLAILGTPQLGFDIGPLRESQNPAYPIDVEEDCEKKCLAILYSELTGSDLPPFRKELELNERADMVRWYDRVLYKMFGVDRSGYFALKDEKNWYRLHPWSLLDQDTCDKSYDGDGSSESDQDETEPGDEVLEDFIHRCTTTASFNGYLS, from the coding sequence ATGGCTACTAATGTGGACGAGAATTACAATCAGGTTTTAGGGATTCCCACACCCCGCAATTTGAAGTTTAATACTTTAAATTCGCCAACCATAAATCCACTTGGTAATGTTCCACAACAAAAACCGTACTCTATTCTTCGCTCTCCAAATTGTGAGAAACCCGTGAAACCCGTGAAACCCGTGAAACCCGTGAGATCAGTGCTGCCAAAGATAGGTAAAGTAGTTTTGGATGAGAGAACCGAAGATTTAGTTAGTTATTTAAGAAAACCGGACCCTTTGGTCACCAGGAATTACGATAGGACGTCTACTTCTTTCATCATGCAGCCCCCAAAACGCCCGGTTTTACTCCCCCATGTCATTCCAGCTAGACCTTACCTGCTACCTGATCTTACTCCAACTCCCTCTATATATCCAAGAATTGATAGATCTTTGTTTGAAGGATCATCTATGTTAGAAGCCCGTCTAATAAAAAGCCCAAAGAAGTACGACAGTCAGAAGCTATTGCCGGATACTGCTGTTCTTAATCTAGCCATTCTAGGTACACCCCAACTTGGATTTGACATTGGCCCGTTACGTGAGTCTCAAAACCCAGCTTATCCTATtgatgttgaagaagattgTGAGAAGAAATGTCTAGCAATTTTATACTCGGAATTAACGGGTAGCGATCTACCACCATTTAGGAAGGAATTGGAGTTGAATGAGAGGGCAGACATGGTCCGCTGGTATGACCGTGTATTGTACAAGATGTTTGGCGTAGATAGGTCGGGATATTTTGCTTTGAAGGATGAGAAGAACTGGTATCGACTACATCCATGGTCTTTATTAGATCAAGATACATGTGACAAGAGCTATGATGGTGACGGTAGTTCTGAAAGCGATCAAGATGAAACTGAACCAGGTGACGAGGTATTAGAGGATTTTATACATAGGTGCACTACAACTGCATCATTTAATGGCTATCTTAGCTAG
- the ARP10 gene encoding Arp10p (Syntenic homolog of Ashbya gossypii AGR099C; Syntenic homolog of Saccharomyces cerevisiae YDR106W (ARP10)) has product MEVPVVAQIGHKWCCCGRAGDVDPIDVRDMPSGWLDDDFAIYNLMRNWIRDVIMGDPYRLKVVIIENILLDLPRKRRLCQVLLNRLKVNSVVFLPDVLMSCVASGVSNALVVDIGWENTLVAPVIDLRILENYMGISTVASRHLADELCAKFGVLDGEQTLKQLRIESDIELNDMRIDWIKIQELLDNACGIEVQNGEYDIDDHAILPLVDKVVKKLPVDVKAEVLKNIVIIGGISNADGFKQRLITSLKKEYPNARALQTLSTWQGGSIYTFHALMQQDLDLMEVKKDLFEKNGIVPDWHLQKFM; this is encoded by the coding sequence ATGGAAGTACCAGTTGTTGCTCAAATTGGTCATAAATGGTGCTGTTGTGGTCGTGCAGGTGATGTTGATCCTATTGATGTTAGAGATATGCCTTCTGGCTGGCTAGATGATGACTTCGCTATATATAACTTAATGAGAAATTGGATTCGCGACGTAATAATGGGAGACCCATATAGGCTTAAGGTTGTTATTATAGAGAATATTCTGCTGGATTTACCAAGGAAGCGTAGATTATGCCAGGTGTTGCTAAATAGGTTAAAGGTCAATAGTGTTGTATTTTTACCCGACGTGCTTATGAGTTGTGTGGCAAGTGGTGTTTCCAATGCCCTAGTCGTGGATATTGGATGGGAGAATACTTTAGTAGCACCTGTCATAGATTTAAGGATATTAGAAAATTATATGGGCATTAGTACAGTCGCTTCGAGGCACCTGGCGGATGAGCTATGTGCAAAATTTGGTGTCTTAGACGGAGAACAGACTTTAAAGCAACTCAGGATTGAGTCAGATATCGAATTGAACGATATGAGAATTGATTGGATAAAGATTCAAGAGTTGTTAGACAATGCTTGTGGAATAGAGGTTCAAAATGGGGAATACGATATCGACGATCATGCAATATTACCATTAGTTGATAAAGTAGTTAAGAAATTACCAGTAGATGTGAAGGCTGAAGTACTGAAAAATATTGTTATAATAGGTGGCATATCAAATGCGGATGGCTTTAAGCAGCGACTCATTACGAGTCTGAAAAAGGAGTATCCCAATGCTAGAGCTCTTCAGACTCTTAGTACATGGCAAGGTGGAAGTATTTACACTTTCCATGCTCTAATGCAACAGGATCTAGACTTAATGGAAGTCAAAAAAGACTTGTTCGAGAAGAATGGGATAGTGCCAGACTGGCACCTGCAAAAATTTATGTGA
- the TMS1 gene encoding Tms1p (Syntenic homolog of Ashbya gossypii AGR100W; Syntenic homolog of Saccharomyces cerevisiae YDR105C (TMS1)) yields the protein MGVLVSLPVSLGASFISSFLGSCCSTAISSIFSSVSGASSSIAVRILYAVGLLINSLISWIAISANKSILWPSKTCTATGECGFFTVHRLNFALGAMHLLLCFTLLGVRSTRDPRAMLQNSYWWVKSIIYLLFVILAFYIPNGFYVVFSKYVSVPWAAQFILIGLVLLVDFAHEWAETCIRHVEEEDEHSKFWQRFLIYGTVLMYAVSFVMINIMLLMFCHNGCTMNIVAAVVNIVMIIFTTGASIYPSVQEFNPRSGLAQSSMVTMYCTYLTLSAMASEPDDRQCNPLVRSSGTRRASAILGSIFTFIAIAYTTTRAAANPAFHGGSSGAVSLNGDDELTYSGAGGSRSQIRREVLREAVQEGSLPESVLYSHPWAQSNDDFDDDVAADEEHYSTKYSYSLFHYTFFVATQWIAILLTTNITQDDVGDFIPVGRTYFYSWAKIISAWMCYILYSWTLIAPVVMPERFSYDI from the coding sequence ATGGGAGTGTTAGTATCGCTACCTGTAAGTCTCGGTGCATCGTTTATTTCGTCGTTTTTGGGCTCGTGTTGTTCTACAGCTATCAGCAGTATATTTAGTTCAGTGAGTGGGGCTTCATCCTCTATTGCTGTAAGAATATTATATGCAGTCGGTCTTCTAATTAACTCACTAATATCATGGATAGCAATATCTGCAAATAAATCAATACTGTGGCCGTCGAAGACATGCACAGCTACAGGAGAATGTGGGTTCTTTACAGTCCACAGATTAAACTTTGCACTAGGTGCGATGCATTTACTTTTATGTTTTACACTATTAGGTGTAAGGTCTACAAGGGACCCCAGAGCTATGTTACAGAATAGCTATTGGTGGGTGAAATCAATAATATATTTACTTTTTGTGATACTCGCGTTTTACATACCAAATGGGTTCTACGTAGtattttcaaaatatgTGAGTGTTCCATGGGCAGCACAGTTTATATTGATAGGTTTGGTACTACTTGTTGACTTTGCACACGAATGGGCGGAGACTTGTATCCGACATGtggaggaagaagatgaaCATTCCAAATTTTGGCAAAGATTCCTAATATACGGGACAGTGTTAATGTATGCAGTGAGCTTTGTTATGATTAACATCATGCTCTTAATGTTCTGTCACAATGGATGTACTATGAACATAGTCGCTGCTGTTGTTAATATAGTAATGATAATTTTTACTACTGGTGCCTCGATATACCCTAGTGTGCAGGAATTCAATCCGAGGAGCGGACTTGCTCAAAGTTCTATGGTCACGATGTATTGCACCTACTTAACACTAAGTGCAATGGCATCTGAGCCTGATGACAGACAATGTAATCCTTTAGTCAGATCCAGTGGTACCCGCAGGGCGTCTGCCATTCTTGGATCCATTTTTACATTTATCGCAATCGCATACACAACCACCAGAGCCGCAGCTAATCCCGCATTCCACGGAGGTAGTAGTGGTGCCGTTAGCTTAAATGGCGATGATGAATTAACATATAGTGGTGCTGGTGGGTCTAGAAGTCAAATAAGGCGAGAAGTTCTACGGGAAGCTGTACAAGAAGGTTCACTACCTGAAAGTGTATTGTATAGTCATCCATGGGCGCAGAGCAACGATGACTTTGATGATGATGTAGCGGCTGATGAAGAACACTATTCAACGAAATACAGTTATTCATTATTCCACTACACTTTTTTTGTCGCTACCCAGTGGATTGCGATTTTACTAACGACAAATATCACTCAAGATGATGTTGGGGACTTTATTCCAGTCGGAAGGACTTATTTCTATTCCTGGGCGAAAATCATTAGTGCATGGATGTGCTATATCCTGTACAGTTGGACATTAATTGCTCCAGTTGTGATGCCAGAGAGATTTAGCTATGACATTTAG
- the DMC1 gene encoding recombinase DMC1 (Syntenic homolog of Ashbya gossypii AGR101C; Syntenic homolog of Saccharomyces cerevisiae YER179W (DMC1); 1-intron in Ashbya gossypii), translating to MLATETVSGIHNSIISVDELQNYGVNASDLQKLKASGIFAVNTA from the exons ATGTTGGCTACTGAGACGGTATCAGGTATACATAATAGTATTATTAGTGTGGATGAGTTACAGAATTATGGGGTTAATGCTTCTGATTTACAGAAGTTAAAAGCAAGTGGTATATTCGCTGTAAAC ACGGCTTGA
- the ARX1 gene encoding putative hydrolase (Syntenic homolog of Ashbya gossypii AGR102C; Syntenic homolog of Saccharomyces cerevisiae YDR101C (ARX1)) — translation MALQISSEDTQVLLKDKNVLVDQNLDKYRTAGQITQTALKYLVGLINDSYHLKKTERRWKISELCALTDSFMEQCLKDVFANKVNEKGIAHPTTIDIDEIAQGWAPELLDEEALPGMNQNEERSRSVILGEFQEGDILKITVGCHVDGYTAHLSHTLVVYPTVEDPVTQQLVAAGPLLGSKADAIAAAHIVIESVSNLLACALAPEKLPAVFSERQVTGSAIRTVVDTIAKAYSCAVVPGSRVRRVRRFLAGQNEGIVAERDVKGVHWTESHQEAQLLAASVESTELLHKPAASKHINESAIATDDFVVLPGEVFLIDIRMAPLSDLPRGLVTLQDVDQFSGKSHRKNDLVARPAIVCRDFAKQHTLKLKSSRQLLHKLESRGVYPTKLSHVASTFPLDVNAPDFEALRRELKTLRFSLAEISNNYLATEKPVQICKLVPWKAILNTANPTGAHGVDAVNPALPGYEVPLPQLGISSLKLKSLLKEGIEVPVAREAITVTLCSADVCASGKPELLKLNGGSTAKPSWVQSKFELDSSSAMVQAIFQLAELAKDKRFGLAIRETQPWKTKTDTDVAME, via the coding sequence ATGGCGTTGCAAATCTCAAGTGAAGATACACAGGTGTTATTGAAGGACAAAAATGTACTAGTAGACCAAAATTTGGACAAATATCGTACTGCGGGCCAAATCACACAGACCGCATTGAAGTATTTGGTAGGTCTTATTAATGATTCATATCATTTAAAGAAAACTGAACGTCGGTGGAAGATTTCTGAGCTTTGTGCGCTAACAGATTCTTTTATGGAACAGTGTTTAAAGGATGTATTTGCGAACAAGGTGAATGAAAAGGGTATTGCACACCCAACTACTATTGATATCGATGAGATTGCACAGGGATGGGCTCCAGAATTACTTGATGAGGAGGCTTTACCCGGTATGAACCAGAACGAAGAGCGCTCGCGCAGTGTGATTCTAGGAGAGTTCCAGGAGGGGgatattttgaagattaCTGTTGGCTGTCATGTTGATGGTTATACTGCGCATTTGTCCCACACCCTTGTGGTTTATCCAACAGTCGAAGACCCGGTCACGCAGCAGCTAGTTGCAGCCGGTCCCCTATTGGGATCCAAAGCAGATGCTATTGCAGCGGCACATATCGTCATTGAAAGTGTTTCCAACCTATTGGCGTGTGCTTTGGCTCCTGAAAAGCTACCAGCTGTATTTTCGGAACGTCAAGTTACTGGAAGTGCTATCAGGACGGTTGTTGACACCATTGCAAAGGCTTACAGCTGTGCTGTTGTACCAGGATCCCGTGTGCGTCGTGTTAGAAGATTTTTGGCCGGTCAGAATGAGGGTATTGTAGCCGAGAGGGATGTGAAAGGTGTCCATTGGACAGAATCCCACCAGGAGGCACAGCTTCTTGCTGCTTCAGTTGAGTCCACTGAGCTGTTGCACAAGCCAGCAGCTTCCAAGCATATAAATGAGAGTGCTATTGCAACTGACGACTTTGTAGTCTTGCCAGGTGAAGTGTTTTTGATTGACATAAGAATGGCTCCTCTTTCTGATCTTCCTCGTGGTTTGGTTACCCTCCAAGACGTTGACCAGTTCAGCGGTAAATCACACCGTAAGAACGACCTTGTTGCTCGTCCTGCGATTGTCTGCCGAGACTTTGCTAAGCAACATACTTTGAAACTTAAATCATCTAGGCAGTTACTGCATAAGTTGGAATCCAGAGGAGTATACCCTACCAAACTATCGCATGTTGCGTCTACTTTCCCTCTCGACGTTAACGCCCCAGATTTTGAAGCTCTACGTCGTGAACTAAAGACATTGCGCTTCAGTCTTGCAGAGATTTCTAACAACTACCTAGCCACCGAAAAGCCTGTTCAAATATGTAAACTAGTCCCATGGAAGGCCATCCTAAACACTGCCAACCCAACAGGTGCTCACGGTGTTGACGCTGTTAACCCAGCACTCCCAGGTTACGAAGTTCCACTTCCACAGCTAGGAATATCATCTCTGAAGCTCAAATCTCTCCTAAAAGAAGGTATTGAGGTTCCTGTTGCCCGTGAAGCTATAACTGTAACTCTATGTAGTGCAGATGTTTGTGCCTCAGGAAAGCCCGAGCTATTGAAACTCAATGGTGGTTCTACTGCTAAACCTAGCTGGGTTCAATCAAAGTTCGAATTGGACAGCTCCAGCGCCATGGTACAAGCTATTTTCCAATTAGCTGAGTTAGCTAAGGACAAGAGATTCGGTTTAGCCATTAGAGAAACTCAACCTTGGAAAACCAAGACTGATACGGATGTTGCCATGGAATAG